A portion of the Candidatus Binataceae bacterium genome contains these proteins:
- a CDS encoding serine/threonine-protein kinase — protein MANSSTTGNLPTEALSPGTVLQNRYAVERLLGGGGMGMVYLAHDQRLANRPCAVKEMVDHFIDPQQRIEANEYFAREADTLAQLKHSAIPAITDRFDDHNRHYLVMEYVEGRNLEEELAARGGPLPEGLVIDIARQLCDVLAYLHGCVPPIVYRDMKPSNVMLTPKGRVVLIDFGIARLFKTARKGTMIGTLGFAPPEQYQGAVDPRSDIYSLGATLHYVLTARDPEKFPPFSFPPVRDLRPETSTNLAAAIDAALAYQVEARPQTIQDFRDMLLYGRGIGAAAGAGAPAVSARGGTADLSLPMPEPAETHVAPHHRRRRRKHRLIALAAFSAVMAGAAFGATYVYNNPQLQERLGVKSFIDSLPWKMQERLARAEQHPLDFHRLTLQLSTRSGTPLSAPRASFTNVELSNNRYLQWDAAFANRLAGLKGRNEKVEARFYSPSGLQIASSSTSRFVGPGEQSAEFSGVALMPDLSALSPGNYKVGLYVNDQLAAEQAFTVNRDEAAVAAAAAAVEAERAREEAEQRRQREAAQRLAMLDERKRKPLQLLNIEFLNTTKSGTPLSGPSGSFPASKLLFVDWRVTFENRLFNLDTGQYRVDAAYIAPDGRTLGSVDDIRIVPPSAKTATFSGRVGNSAGGAFLPGQYTVNFYLNGQYVAQKKFRVLADAPRSYSPVLGTAPPAPGGSIDVPTLTTGRIDGLGGASSVPMELRLRPQPNGFLHGELVIHQAGYGATPIQGFIRGDHVEFQVPYGTKTLYFDGRRSADQLSGTFSAIPSGERGTWTTTMTN, from the coding sequence ATGGCGAATTCCTCCACAACCGGCAACCTGCCAACCGAGGCACTTTCGCCCGGCACCGTTCTGCAAAACCGCTACGCGGTCGAGCGCCTGCTCGGCGGCGGCGGGATGGGGATGGTCTACCTGGCCCACGACCAGCGCCTGGCCAACCGGCCGTGCGCGGTCAAGGAGATGGTCGATCACTTCATCGACCCTCAGCAGCGCATCGAGGCCAACGAGTACTTCGCCCGCGAGGCCGACACGCTCGCCCAGCTCAAACACTCCGCGATCCCGGCGATTACCGACCGCTTCGACGACCATAACCGGCACTACCTGGTGATGGAGTACGTCGAGGGCCGCAACCTCGAAGAGGAACTGGCGGCCCGCGGCGGTCCGCTGCCCGAAGGGCTGGTGATCGATATCGCGCGCCAGCTGTGCGACGTGCTTGCCTATCTGCACGGATGCGTGCCGCCCATCGTGTACCGCGACATGAAGCCCTCCAACGTGATGCTGACGCCGAAGGGCAGGGTGGTGCTCATCGACTTCGGCATCGCACGCCTGTTCAAGACCGCGCGCAAGGGCACGATGATCGGCACGCTCGGCTTCGCGCCGCCCGAGCAGTATCAGGGCGCGGTCGACCCGCGCAGCGATATCTACTCGCTGGGCGCAACCCTGCATTACGTCCTCACCGCGCGCGACCCCGAGAAGTTCCCGCCTTTCAGTTTCCCTCCGGTGCGCGACCTGCGCCCGGAAACCTCAACCAACCTCGCCGCCGCCATCGACGCCGCGCTCGCCTACCAGGTCGAAGCGCGGCCGCAGACGATCCAGGACTTCCGCGACATGCTGCTGTACGGGCGCGGGATCGGTGCCGCGGCGGGCGCCGGAGCGCCCGCGGTCAGCGCGCGCGGCGGGACGGCAGACCTCTCGTTGCCGATGCCGGAGCCGGCGGAGACCCACGTCGCCCCGCACCATCGCCGTCGCCGCCGCAAGCATCGGCTGATCGCATTGGCCGCGTTTTCGGCGGTGATGGCAGGCGCGGCGTTCGGCGCGACCTACGTCTACAATAACCCCCAGCTTCAGGAGCGGCTCGGCGTAAAATCCTTCATCGACAGCCTGCCCTGGAAGATGCAGGAGCGTCTCGCCCGCGCCGAGCAGCATCCGCTCGACTTTCATCGCCTCACCCTTCAGCTCTCCACTCGTTCAGGGACTCCGCTAAGCGCGCCGCGGGCGAGCTTCACCAACGTCGAACTGTCGAACAACCGCTATCTGCAATGGGATGCTGCGTTCGCCAATCGCCTGGCCGGGCTCAAGGGCCGGAACGAAAAGGTCGAGGCGCGCTTCTACAGCCCCTCAGGGCTGCAAATCGCCTCCAGCAGCACCAGCCGTTTCGTCGGGCCGGGCGAGCAGAGCGCCGAGTTCAGCGGCGTGGCGCTGATGCCCGACCTGAGCGCGCTGTCGCCCGGCAATTACAAGGTCGGGCTGTATGTCAACGATCAGTTGGCGGCTGAGCAGGCGTTTACCGTCAACCGCGACGAGGCCGCGGTGGCCGCGGCCGCCGCCGCCGTGGAGGCTGAGAGAGCGCGCGAAGAGGCTGAGCAGCGCAGACAGCGCGAAGCGGCCCAGCGGCTGGCGATGCTCGATGAGCGCAAGCGTAAGCCGCTGCAATTGCTCAACATCGAGTTTCTCAACACCACCAAGTCGGGCACTCCGCTGAGCGGCCCCAGCGGGTCGTTCCCCGCCTCCAAGCTGCTCTTCGTCGATTGGCGGGTGACCTTCGAAAACCGCCTGTTCAACCTCGACACCGGGCAGTACCGGGTGGACGCCGCCTACATCGCGCCCGACGGACGCACGCTGGGCAGCGTGGACGATATCCGGATTGTCCCGCCGAGCGCGAAGACCGCGACGTTCAGCGGCCGGGTCGGCAATTCCGCCGGCGGCGCGTTTTTGCCCGGGCAATACACGGTCAACTTTTATCTCAACGGCCAGTACGTCGCGCAGAAAAAGTTCCGCGTGCTGGCCGATGCTCCGCGGTCTTACTCTCCCGTGCTCGGCACCGCGCCGCCCGCGCCCGGCGGTTCGATCGACGTGCCCACGCTAACCACCGGACGCATCGATGGGCTGGGCGGCGCGAGCAGCGTCCCGATGGAGTTGCGCTTGCGCCCGCAGCCCAACGGTTTCCTGCACGGCGAGTTGGTGATCCATCAGGCCGGCTACGGCGCTACGCCAATCCAGGGCTTCATCCGCGGCGACCATGTCGAGTTCCAGGTCCCATACGGGACCAAGACCTTGTACTTCGATGGGCGGCGCAGCGCCGACCAGCTCAGCGGCACCTTCTCCGCGATCCCGAGCGGCGAGCGCGGGACCTGGACCACAACCATGACCAACTGA
- a CDS encoding FHA domain-containing protein — translation MAVNVSREKLLFYAAAGGLGGFAAWGVQESFAGIRYYFLRDAVQGVIIGLFIAAFLASIEALSVSQWRQVLRGAKSGAIFGALGGAAGLVGGEILFDILHGLVGRVVGWALLGVVVGLGVGWASGSAARKRNGALGGLIGGALGGLFYQTLTASFPQALGRAIAIIVLGALIGFFIGLVGELLKRGWLMVVRSQSRNAREGREYPLTKPVTIIGRAEESDIGLFGDQSVLAHHAIIRREGRNFVVAPAGGGQVMVNRRPVAGRQALRSGDRLEVGGTLFIFRERAQAQG, via the coding sequence ATGGCCGTCAACGTTTCGCGCGAAAAGCTTCTGTTCTATGCGGCGGCGGGGGGCTTGGGCGGCTTTGCCGCCTGGGGAGTGCAGGAGTCATTCGCCGGCATCCGCTACTACTTCCTGCGCGACGCGGTCCAGGGCGTAATCATCGGGCTCTTCATCGCCGCCTTTCTCGCCTCGATCGAGGCGCTCAGCGTCAGCCAGTGGCGCCAGGTGCTGCGCGGCGCGAAGAGCGGCGCGATCTTCGGCGCGCTCGGCGGCGCCGCCGGCCTGGTCGGCGGCGAAATACTTTTCGACATTCTCCACGGACTGGTCGGGCGCGTCGTCGGATGGGCGCTGCTCGGCGTGGTCGTGGGACTGGGTGTCGGGTGGGCCTCCGGATCGGCGGCGCGCAAGCGCAACGGCGCGCTCGGCGGGCTCATCGGCGGCGCGCTCGGCGGGCTGTTCTACCAGACGCTCACCGCGAGCTTCCCGCAGGCGCTCGGACGCGCGATCGCGATAATCGTGCTCGGCGCGCTCATCGGCTTCTTCATCGGCCTGGTCGGCGAACTGCTCAAGCGCGGATGGCTGATGGTGGTCCGCAGCCAGAGCCGCAACGCGCGCGAGGGGCGCGAGTATCCGCTGACCAAGCCGGTCACGATCATCGGCCGCGCCGAGGAGAGCGATATCGGATTGTTCGGCGACCAGAGCGTGCTGGCGCATCATGCGATCATCCGCCGCGAAGGACGCAACTTCGTCGTGGCGCCTGCGGGCGGCGGCCAGGTGATGGTCAACCGCCGGCCGGTGGCCGGGCGTCAGGCCCTGCGCAGCGGCGACAGGCTCGAAGTCGGGGGAACGCTCTTCATCTTTCGCGAACGCGCGCAGGCGCAAGGCTGA
- a CDS encoding DUF4382 domain-containing protein has product MSIKNNCNRARAMTLVRIAALATIISFMVVGLWTYGPQGSVAASSGRSGLVRTHVKDVGKACIAPNGPYDNVWVTITGVQAHIVGLGWKNLTPNIMPGQAIQVDLLAEPSNECFLATLGVKDGLPAGKYTQLRVFLAPNNASGLTLLAPNTVNACDSVKAWNCVVDGNGTHVLKLTSEARTGLKIPSSQIAHGGLTLKPGQNADIDVDFNACKSIVRAGGPHSHHGAGPKFILKPVLHANEIGLNALIAGTVYEGAVSGNNVIVPTANPTVVPGAQVWLEQQSDTFTIGAPEPTSSPAPEMVEKTEAVDMTETDANGRFQFCPAGPGPYEVVVDSAGLPSSGLPSNATITTNVAGGTSDLAIPLLAEPSPTGTPAFDWAKLEGVVSTDSTTQGESVTLWALQPFANASAQTVQALIPMFDATPNGTMPTPVPPTVTTGSSPTAANCPDIASPSCPANTDCECFTLALPASNPVVGDGTTYATPAATPAAYTVGAVVNTVSDSNGTHSCSPSMLATDPNNPIDVTGGAATVAPTPTLSFVNCQ; this is encoded by the coding sequence ATGAGCATCAAAAATAACTGCAATCGGGCCAGAGCGATGACGCTCGTCAGGATCGCTGCGCTCGCGACGATCATCTCGTTCATGGTGGTCGGGTTGTGGACATACGGGCCGCAGGGCTCGGTTGCCGCCTCGTCGGGACGTTCGGGACTGGTGCGCACGCACGTCAAGGATGTGGGCAAGGCGTGCATCGCGCCCAATGGCCCCTACGACAACGTATGGGTGACCATCACCGGCGTCCAAGCGCACATCGTGGGCCTCGGTTGGAAGAACCTGACGCCCAATATCATGCCGGGGCAGGCGATCCAGGTCGATCTGCTGGCCGAACCAAGCAACGAATGTTTCCTCGCGACGCTCGGAGTCAAAGACGGGCTGCCGGCGGGCAAGTACACCCAGTTGCGCGTCTTTCTCGCACCGAACAACGCCAGCGGCCTGACGCTGCTTGCGCCGAATACGGTCAATGCCTGCGATTCGGTCAAGGCATGGAATTGCGTGGTTGACGGCAACGGGACCCACGTCCTCAAACTCACCAGCGAGGCCAGGACCGGACTTAAGATTCCGTCGAGCCAGATCGCTCACGGCGGCCTCACGCTCAAGCCCGGACAGAACGCCGACATCGATGTCGACTTCAATGCGTGCAAGTCGATCGTCAGGGCCGGCGGGCCGCATAGCCATCACGGCGCCGGGCCGAAGTTCATCCTAAAGCCAGTGCTGCACGCCAACGAGATTGGTCTCAACGCGCTCATCGCAGGCACCGTCTATGAAGGCGCCGTCAGTGGCAACAACGTGATCGTGCCCACCGCGAACCCAACCGTAGTGCCCGGCGCGCAGGTATGGCTGGAGCAGCAGTCGGATACGTTCACGATCGGCGCTCCGGAGCCGACCAGTTCGCCTGCGCCGGAGATGGTCGAGAAGACCGAAGCGGTGGACATGACCGAAACCGACGCCAATGGCCGGTTCCAGTTCTGTCCGGCCGGGCCCGGACCCTACGAAGTGGTGGTCGATTCGGCGGGCCTGCCGAGTTCCGGCCTGCCGTCCAACGCGACGATTACGACCAACGTGGCGGGAGGCACCAGCGATCTCGCTATTCCGCTGTTGGCGGAGCCGTCGCCTACAGGCACGCCGGCCTTCGACTGGGCCAAGCTCGAGGGTGTGGTTTCTACCGACAGCACCACACAGGGCGAAAGCGTGACGTTGTGGGCATTGCAGCCGTTCGCCAACGCGAGCGCCCAGACGGTGCAGGCGCTGATCCCGATGTTCGACGCGACGCCGAACGGCACGATGCCAACGCCGGTGCCGCCGACGGTCACTACCGGCTCGAGTCCCACCGCGGCCAACTGCCCGGACATCGCCTCGCCGAGTTGCCCGGCCAACACCGACTGCGAGTGCTTCACGCTGGCGCTACCTGCGAGCAATCCGGTGGTGGGCGACGGGACGACCTACGCGACACCGGCGGCGACGCCGGCCGCCTACACGGTGGGCGCAGTAGTCAACACGGTTAGCGACAGCAACGGCACGCATAGCTGCTCGCCGTCGATGCTGGCGACGGATCCGAACAATCCGATCGACGTCACCGGCGGCGCGGCGACGGTGGCGCCGACGCCGACGCTGAGTTTCGTCAATTGCCAGTAG
- a CDS encoding Ku protein — protein sequence MAARPVGNGNISFGLVSIPVRLFPATRSKSVSFNLLHAKDLSRIQQKIFCPVEGAIIERSELVRGYEVAKDRYVTFTDEELKNLEARGSNHVIEITEFVPLAQIDPVYFESAYYLGCEPGSAKAYRLLTEAMEASGRVALGRFTMRGKEHLVLIRPYEKGLMMHTVYYADEVRPVEEIDRGTQEVVKESELRLAQRLIDELTAKKLDLTKYHDTFRERVMEAAQQKIAGQQVTEAPETPRRAQVIDLMAALKASLAKRAGVEQEHGAQVGAPIEAAASTEAGARKPSARATRARGERRRAGGKK from the coding sequence ATGGCAGCACGTCCGGTCGGCAACGGCAACATCTCGTTCGGCCTGGTTTCGATTCCGGTGCGCCTGTTCCCCGCGACGCGCTCGAAGTCGGTGAGCTTCAACCTGCTTCACGCCAAGGACCTGAGCCGGATCCAGCAGAAGATCTTCTGTCCGGTCGAGGGCGCGATAATCGAGCGCAGCGAACTGGTGCGCGGCTACGAGGTCGCCAAGGACCGCTACGTGACCTTCACCGACGAGGAGCTGAAGAATCTCGAAGCGCGCGGCAGCAACCATGTGATCGAGATCACCGAATTCGTGCCGCTCGCGCAAATCGACCCGGTCTACTTCGAGAGCGCCTACTATCTCGGATGCGAGCCGGGCTCGGCAAAGGCCTACCGTCTGCTGACCGAGGCGATGGAAGCAAGCGGGCGCGTCGCGCTGGGGCGTTTCACGATGCGCGGCAAGGAGCACCTCGTACTGATTCGCCCGTACGAGAAAGGTCTGATGATGCACACCGTCTATTACGCCGACGAAGTGCGGCCGGTCGAAGAGATCGATCGCGGCACCCAGGAGGTGGTCAAGGAAAGCGAGCTCCGGCTGGCGCAGCGTCTGATCGACGAGCTCACAGCGAAGAAGCTCGATCTCACGAAGTACCATGACACCTTCCGTGAGCGCGTGATGGAGGCGGCGCAGCAGAAGATCGCCGGCCAGCAGGTGACCGAGGCGCCCGAGACACCGCGCCGCGCCCAGGTCATCGATCTGATGGCGGCGCTGAAGGCGTCACTGGCCAAGCGCGCGGGGGTGGAGCAGGAGCACGGCGCCCAGGTCGGCGCGCCCATCGAAGCGGCCGCGTCGACCGAGGCCGGCGCGCGCAAGCCGTCCGCGCGCGCTACGCGCGCGCGGGGCGAGCGCCGGCGCGCGGGCGGCAAGAAGTAG
- the ligD gene encoding DNA ligase D encodes MLEEYHRKRSPQHTPEPFSGSARVGSSGGGMFVVQKHHARRLHYDFRLEMEGVLRSWAVPRGPSLNPADKRLAVMVEDHPLDYANFEGVIPAGNYGAGPVIVWDRGAYRVTDPPNDAVGGVRAGKLDFELHGFKLQGGYTLVRTRGGGARASGDKPQWLLIKKRDAFASAEDDVLERRPRSVLSGLTVEEMRTPAALSDAITAELERLRAPALKAPFAPKSFPFGLARLEREPVSGTQWLYELKYDGVRALALRDGRSVRLVGRSGADFSASYPEVVLALSALPCERFVVDGEIVTPGADGRPNFQLLQRRIQARDRDEIARLALLAPVLYYAFDLIVFGRFDLRGLALEDRKALLRRMIQDEGPLRYLDHHLGDGRAFYDAVCAAGLEGVVAKLRTAAYPSGRTGAWLKIKCPTVGRFVIGGWTEPGGARAHFGALLLGQYEAPGVLRFVGRVGTGFDEDALRALSAKMRAFAVDASPFRRPRAGEPVPPRGAHYCTPAMVCEVRFSEWTDDGALRHPSFIALAEDANPTQCVYQGPRAAGSDGARAKPSRQTQTALSDIESRPSNPIRNLPNDSRRERTKASPRGGGVPAETRRVKVTHPDKVFWPTEGYTKGELISYYEAIAPWMLPYLKDRPVVLTRYPDGIAGKSFFQKDAPDYAPGWIRRARIYSEDSRREISFFILDSAEALAYVANLGAIPIHIWSSRVPTLDSPDWLLFDIDPKGSTTAQAVRVALATGAVLRAVGMRPYVKTSGQAGLHVMVGLRPGYSYAQARMFSELVARLVLERLPGAATLEREVGARAGKVYIDYLQLGEGKTIAAPFSARPYPGAPVSAPLRWNELKMNLNPARFNIKTMPARMKRQGTDPFLGVLNDPQELEPALAKVESVLHPG; translated from the coding sequence ATGCTCGAAGAGTACCATCGCAAGCGCAGCCCCCAACACACCCCGGAGCCGTTCAGTGGGTCGGCGCGCGTCGGCAGTTCCGGCGGCGGAATGTTCGTGGTTCAGAAGCATCACGCGCGCCGGCTCCATTACGACTTCCGTCTCGAGATGGAGGGCGTGTTGCGTTCATGGGCGGTGCCGCGTGGGCCGTCGCTCAATCCGGCTGACAAGCGGCTGGCCGTGATGGTCGAGGACCATCCGCTGGACTACGCGAACTTCGAGGGTGTGATTCCCGCTGGCAACTACGGCGCCGGGCCGGTCATCGTATGGGACCGCGGCGCGTACCGTGTAACCGATCCGCCCAACGACGCCGTCGGCGGCGTCCGCGCCGGCAAGCTCGACTTCGAGCTGCACGGCTTCAAGCTTCAAGGGGGGTACACGCTGGTGCGCACGCGCGGCGGCGGCGCGCGTGCGAGCGGCGACAAACCGCAATGGCTGCTGATAAAGAAGCGCGACGCCTTCGCCTCCGCCGAGGACGACGTCCTTGAGCGGCGCCCGCGCTCCGTACTGAGCGGACTTACGGTGGAGGAGATGCGCACCCCGGCCGCGCTCAGTGACGCTATCACGGCGGAACTCGAGCGTCTGCGCGCACCCGCGTTGAAGGCGCCGTTTGCGCCTAAGAGTTTCCCCTTCGGACTGGCCAGGCTGGAGCGCGAGCCCGTCAGCGGCACACAGTGGCTATACGAGTTGAAGTACGACGGCGTGCGCGCGCTTGCCTTGCGCGACGGCCGGAGTGTGCGCCTGGTCGGCCGCAGCGGCGCCGACTTCTCTGCCAGCTATCCGGAGGTCGTCCTCGCGCTCAGCGCGCTGCCCTGCGAGCGTTTCGTGGTCGACGGCGAGATAGTCACTCCGGGCGCCGACGGCCGGCCGAACTTCCAGCTTCTTCAGCGGCGAATCCAGGCGCGCGACCGCGACGAGATCGCGCGTCTGGCGCTGCTCGCGCCGGTACTCTACTATGCCTTCGACTTGATCGTCTTTGGTCGCTTCGACCTGCGCGGGCTTGCCCTCGAAGATCGCAAAGCGCTTCTGCGCCGTATGATCCAAGACGAGGGCCCGCTGCGCTATCTCGACCACCATCTCGGCGACGGACGCGCGTTTTACGACGCCGTATGCGCGGCCGGTCTCGAAGGCGTGGTAGCCAAGCTGCGCACGGCCGCCTATCCGTCGGGGCGGACCGGCGCGTGGCTCAAGATCAAGTGTCCGACGGTCGGACGTTTCGTTATCGGTGGATGGACCGAGCCGGGCGGCGCGCGCGCGCACTTCGGAGCGCTGTTGCTGGGGCAATACGAAGCACCGGGGGTTTTGCGCTTTGTCGGCCGGGTCGGCACCGGCTTCGACGAGGACGCGCTGCGCGCGCTGAGCGCGAAGATGCGTGCTTTCGCGGTGGACGCCTCGCCGTTTCGTCGCCCGCGCGCGGGTGAACCGGTGCCGCCGCGCGGCGCGCACTATTGCACGCCCGCGATGGTATGCGAGGTGAGATTCTCGGAATGGACCGACGACGGCGCACTGCGCCATCCGAGCTTCATCGCGCTCGCCGAGGATGCCAATCCGACGCAGTGCGTATATCAGGGTCCGCGCGCCGCCGGCTCTGATGGCGCTCGCGCCAAGCCCTCGCGGCAGACCCAGACTGCTCTCTCAGACATAGAGAGCCGCCCGTCGAACCCCATCCGCAACCTCCCCAACGATTCCCGCAGGGAGCGGACCAAGGCTTCACCGCGCGGGGGCGGCGTTCCCGCCGAAACGCGACGCGTCAAAGTCACCCATCCCGACAAGGTCTTCTGGCCCACCGAGGGCTACACCAAGGGCGAGCTGATTTCCTACTACGAGGCGATCGCGCCGTGGATGCTTCCGTATCTGAAAGACCGCCCAGTAGTGCTCACGCGTTATCCGGATGGGATCGCGGGCAAGAGTTTCTTTCAGAAGGATGCGCCCGACTATGCACCGGGGTGGATCCGCCGCGCGCGTATCTACTCCGAGGATTCCCGGCGCGAGATCAGCTTCTTCATCCTCGACAGCGCCGAGGCGCTCGCTTATGTCGCCAACCTCGGCGCGATCCCGATCCACATCTGGTCTTCGCGCGTGCCGACGCTCGACAGTCCGGACTGGCTATTGTTCGATATCGACCCGAAGGGTTCGACCACAGCGCAGGCGGTGCGTGTAGCGCTCGCCACCGGCGCGGTGCTGCGCGCGGTCGGGATGCGCCCGTACGTGAAGACGTCGGGGCAGGCGGGCTTGCACGTGATGGTCGGGCTCAGGCCCGGCTATTCGTACGCGCAGGCGCGGATGTTTTCCGAGTTGGTGGCACGGCTGGTCCTCGAGCGTCTGCCAGGCGCGGCGACGCTCGAGCGCGAGGTCGGCGCGCGCGCCGGCAAAGTGTATATCGACTACCTCCAGCTCGGCGAGGGCAAGACGATCGCGGCTCCCTTCTCTGCGCGGCCATACCCGGGTGCCCCGGTTTCGGCACCGCTGCGATGGAACGAGCTCAAGATGAATCTCAATCCCGCCCGGTTCAACATCAAGACCATGCCGGCGCGCATGAAGCGGCAGGGCACCGATCCTTTTCTCGGCGTGCTGAACGATCCGCAGGAGCTCGAGCCTGCGCTGGCGAAGGTCGAGTCAGTGCTGCATCCGGGTTAA
- a CDS encoding MerR family transcriptional regulator, with product MSRSAHPARPARAKTPRPAAAGAVGERLLKIGEAAALLGVEAYVLRFWETQFPFLRPRHARSRHRFYSDKDIETLRLIKRLLHEERFTIEGARKYIREVGLESAMVTRPAAAAQSAPAPTPAASARADGNAAMLRTIAEVRRELESLHKLLEQ from the coding sequence GTGAGTCGCTCCGCCCATCCCGCGCGCCCGGCGCGCGCCAAGACTCCGCGCCCTGCGGCGGCCGGCGCCGTCGGGGAGCGCCTGCTCAAGATCGGCGAGGCGGCGGCGCTGCTCGGGGTCGAGGCGTATGTGCTGCGCTTCTGGGAGACCCAGTTCCCCTTCCTGCGCCCGCGGCATGCTCGCTCGCGGCATCGCTTCTACTCCGACAAGGACATCGAAACGCTGCGGCTGATCAAGCGCCTGCTCCACGAAGAGCGCTTCACCATCGAGGGCGCCAGGAAATACATCCGCGAGGTCGGACTGGAGAGCGCGATGGTCACCCGGCCGGCGGCCGCCGCGCAATCGGCGCCCGCGCCAACGCCTGCGGCGAGCGCGCGCGCAGATGGCAACGCGGCGATGCTGCGCACGATCGCTGAAGTCCGCCGCGAGCTCGAATCCCTGCACAAGTTGCTTGAGCAGTAA
- a CDS encoding integration host factor subunit alpha, translated as MTKADLVDLIYERVGWSKKEACEIVEEVFQIIEDSLRRGDKVKLSGFGSFVVNHKQARRGRNPQTGAAIIIDSRRVLSFRPSQVLKDLIANGVHKRSQ; from the coding sequence ATGACCAAGGCCGATCTCGTGGACCTGATCTACGAGCGCGTGGGCTGGTCAAAAAAGGAAGCCTGCGAGATCGTGGAGGAGGTCTTCCAAATCATCGAGGACAGCTTGCGCCGCGGCGACAAAGTCAAGCTGTCCGGCTTCGGCAGCTTCGTGGTCAACCACAAGCAGGCCCGGCGGGGGCGCAATCCGCAGACCGGCGCCGCTATCATCATCGACTCCCGCCGCGTGCTATCCTTCAGGCCGAGCCAGGTGCTCAAAGACCTGATCGCCAACGGCGTCCATAAGCGCTCGCAGTGA